A region from the Panicum hallii strain FIL2 chromosome 1, PHallii_v3.1, whole genome shotgun sequence genome encodes:
- the LOC112889871 gene encoding nuclear-pore anchor isoform X1: MPLFISDEELRLLGGDTAAVAERADAAIRELRRQVDTVRAEADAAAIAAEQTCALLEQRYASLSAEFDRSQAEAAELTAAAERRAAELASSQAEIHQLRIQAIAKDGEVERLKVEISELHKSKCQSLELIEQRDAEIKEKDGIIQSYYDKIVNLADSSASKEARIQEVEAKFTHCQAMCNRITQEKELLEKHNLWLDEELKVKVKNLAELRKTNMDEEARMSARIAELEREISESSSSLRRGKERISELEQRVSYMEKELCSTKDAAAANEQRLGAELSTVMKLAELHKESSEEWSKKAGELEGVIKALETHLTQVEDEYKEKLEKETLSRRDLEKEAADLKQKLEKCEFDLENTRKSSELSLIPLTNVAADSTDLVDSRRQELPMFDDLNQNDLMVIPKVPSGVSGTALAASLLRDGWSLAKIYEKYQEATDALLHERRGRRHAEAVLERVLHEIEEKAELILDERAEHERMVEAYALMDQKLQQALLEHDNFENTIRNLKSELKRRERDHSVAQKEIDDLQKQVAVLLKECQDIQLRCGSSLPNVGNGAFSASVGSVLSNVEHNIKDNQMTFKDINGLVQQNIQLRNQVHMLSAELDKKDMELRESFQIELKKITDDAASRVEKVMKKSEEQAIMIESLHRSVAMYRKLCEEQQKTRSNVESVPNNLQDSGRTDLMVLFEGSQEVSQKAYEQVSERARSLDEELTKLRTELVSLRSERDKAVLEADFARDRLNGFTAELEHQRKETNSISLRNAELMHLIVDYERRLREDSDSKQALEENSRNLLMEVSVLKGGKEILEKSEKRALDEVHDLTERVHRLQATIDTIHTTEEVRENARSMERRNHEEHIKRLERDWAELKKELQEQRDHVRILTLDKKNAFDSCMKQVEDMRKELQSSWKAASDAESRAAISEAKCSDLEAKLKSRKVIFRDAGREISATSEDNDELFQLKEELEKYKEEAQANKNYMVQYKEIAHSNEVALKQLESAHQDYKAEAEVVKKALEDEIAKLRDKLSDMEKSYVMKCEETAIAIESKEKQITSLMNEISVLRTEISERLPQVEHLEMELASSKGALDEQYKRWRTAQDNYERQVILQSETIQELTNTSKQLSSLQHEIAILRQTADAQKTENDALRTLGEQEKIGLLKEKDDALRKYNELNDQNRILHNQLEALHIRLAEKERSIAGLSSQRTDSHGEDDLHSVISYLRRSKEIAETEISLLKQEKSRLQIELESALKSAKEAQDLLRSQTDSARTLMLKDEEFKSLQLQVREINLLRESNIQLREENRHNFEECQKFRDEAQKAKMESERLQSLVLEKEVDAEMCKKELEMQKVEIANLNQKISELVENSKGIDLNTYEGMKNELQNIKSTLRENSMELENAKKLLSEKEVAIRNLEEKLAVCQSELDSREKKLNDVESSMKSEMDRLKKINFSIKRKLDNVVKEKEEVTKENQSLLKQMEDLRSSQKTTSETTFEQAIKEKDFRIQTLERTLEKERDDNKKEKANRKRNEKLQLNILQRVQQEKKQVEESIEKHKQAVKEVIENYPGLSSEVPPVSALEEQILSYFRMANDMEESSPFRDAAVTQSPAVETALTDAPGSASGRLVDTPPRLTKAKMMEDRAVATLSKQSTEVRRPGGRRPLVRPTLERTEEPQADTDTSAADASMVGQDKGGPSLERDASGSLPVLQPSSRKRLISSSQTIDSASQGEPNDANPPSKKPKEEESSQGTSEVKSDQPPVGEIAAQVGVLPSTDDQDGQQSTEEMEPIEEAEATKDDDVGDKDDSGTNVDASLDTKGQDADVSIDINAVPVEDAQAKSDAVTESFDEDQKIEDSKEDAQLTTATDVDDEMEEGELPEEPEPPSETALGETNREPTSDIGEQAGNVFRAASPGGLTEKSDVDMSEIEGGTTADHAAVEPDQSPVAQSGAADASPSRTADASPAREPSLNPVQAGASSRPQNTGTTTEAREPSPNPAQAGASSEQRNTSTVTEAAETRSRTINLTERARQNRQARFQLRAQPATARGRGQQSASQRKDAAGRGSRGRGGRQT; this comes from the exons ATGCCGCTGTTCATCTCCGACGAGGAGCTCCGGCTCCTCGGCGGCGACACGGCCGCCGTCGCCGAGCGGGCCGACGCCGCCATCCGCGAGCTCCGGCGACAGGTGGACACCGTCCGCGCCGAGGCGGACGCGGCCGCGATCGCCGCCGAGCAGACCTGCGCCCTCCTCGAGCAACGCTACGCTTCCCTCTCCGCGGAGTTCGATCGGTCCCAGGCCGAGGCCGCCGagctcaccgccgccgcggAGCGCCGTGCCGCCGAGCTTGCCTCCTCCCAGGCGGAGATACATCAGCTTCGGATCCAGGCG ATTGCTAAGGATGGCGAGGTGGAGAGGTTGAAAGTTGAAATCTCGGAGCTGCACAAGTCGAAGTGTCAGTCGTTGGAGTTGATTGAGCAGAGAGATGCTGAAATAAAAGAGAAGGATGGCATCATCCAGAGCTATTATGATAAAATT GTCAATCTGGCAGATAGTTCTGCTAGTAAAGAGGCTAGGATACAAGAGGTTGAAGCCAAGTTTACCCATTGTCAGGCAATGTGCAACCGCATTACCCAG GAGAAGGAGCTGCTTGAAAAGCATAATCTATGGCTTGATGAAGAACTGAAAGTAAAAGTGAAGAACTTAGCTGAACTAAGGAAAACAAATATGGATGAGGAGGCTAGGATGTCAGCTAGGATTGCAGAG CTTGAAAGAGAGATTTCTGAATCTTCTAGCTCCTTGAGGAGAGGCAAAGAACGTATCTCTGAACTGGAGCAAAGGGTATCTTACATGGAAAAG GAATTGTGTTCAACAAAGGATGCCGCAGCTGCTAATGAACAACGTCTGGGTGCTGAACTTTCAACT GTCATGAAACTTGCTGAACTTCACAAAGAAAGTTCTGAGGAATGGTCAAAGAAGGCTGGGGAGCTTGAAGGTGTTATTAAAGCATTAGAG ACGCATCTGACCCAAGTTGAAGATGAGTACAAGGAAAAGCTCGAGAAGGAGACCTTATCCAGGAGAGACCTTGAAAAG GAAGCTGCCGACTTGAAGCAGAAGCTTGAAAAGTGTGAGTTTGATTTGGAGAATACAAGGAAGTCCAGTGAATTGAGCCTCATTCCACTGACCAACGTTGCAGCAGACTCCACTGATTTAGTAGACTCAAGAAGACAAGAACT GCCTATGTTTGATGATTTAAATCAGAATGACCTAATGGTTATTCCAAAGGTACCTAGTGGTGTTTCTGGAACTGCATTAGCTGCTTCTCTTCTTCGTGACGGTTGGAGT CTTGCTAAGATCTATGAGAAATACCAAGAAGCTACTGACGCTTTACTTCATGAAAGGCGGGGGAGGAGACACGCAGAAGCAGTTCTTGAAAGG GTCTTGCATGAAATAGAAGAGAAGGCTGAACTTATCCTAGATGAACGAG CTGAGCATGAGAGAATGGTTGAAGCTTATGCTCTTATGGACCAGAAATTGCAGCAAGCATTGCTGGAGCACGATAATTTTGAAAATACTATTAGGAATCTAAAG TCTGAGCTGAAAAGGCGGGAACGTGATCATAGTGTGGCACAAAAGGAAATAGATGACCTGCAGAAACAA GTCGCTGTTCTTCTAAAAGAATGTCAAGACATACAGCTTCGTTGTGGTTCTAGCCTTCCTAATGTAGGTAATGGTGCCTTTTCTGCAAGCGTAGGCAGTGTTCTTTCCAATGTAGAGCACAATATCAAGGACAAT CAGATGACTTTTAAAGATATCAATGGGTTAGTTCAGCAAAATATTCAACTTCGAAATCAAGTTCACATGCTCTCAGCTGAGCTTGACAAAAAGGACATGGAACTACGG GAGAGCTTCCAAATTGAGTTGAAGAAAATTACTGATGATGCTGCATCCAGGGTTGAAAAAGTAATGAAGAAATCTGAAGAACAAGCAATAATGATTGAATCTCTTCATCGATCC GTGGCGATGTATCGTAAGCTTTGTGAGGAGCAGCAGAAGACTCGTTCAAATGTTGAATCAGTACCCAATAATTTGCAAG ATAGCGGCAGAACGGACCTGATGGTTCTGTTTGAAGGATCACAG GAAGTCTCACAGAAAGCTTATGAGCAAGTCTCTGAGCGAGCCAGGAGCCTCGATGAAGAGCTGACAAAGTTGAG GACTGAGCTTGTGTCTCTGCGGTCTGAGCGTGATAAGGCAGTGCTTGAAGCTGATTTTGCTCGGGACCGGCTTAATGGGTTTACAGCGGAGCTTGAGCACCAG AGGAAGGAGACTAATTCCATTTCACTCAGAAATGCGGAGTTGATGCATTTGATAGTTGATTACGAACGTAGACTTCGTGAAGATTCGGATTCTAAGCAAGCCTTAGAGGAGAACTCAAGGAATCTATTGATGGAG GTGTCCGTTTTGAAGGGTGGAAAGGAGATTCTAGAGAAGTCAGAGAAAAGAGCTTTGGATGAAGTTCATGATTTAACAGAGCGAGTGCATCGTCTGCAG GCTACGATTGACACCATACATACCACTGAGGAGGTTCGAGAG AATGCAAGGTCTATGGAAAGGAGAAATCATGAGGAGCACATTAAGCGACTAGAA AGGGATTGGGCTGAGCTTAAGAAGGAGCTTCAGGAGCAGCGAGACCATGTTCGTATTCTGACCCTTGATAAGAAAAATGCGTTTGACAGCTGTATGAAGCAAGTGGAGGATATGAGAAAGGAACTGCAGAGCTCGTGGAAAGCTGCTTCTGATGCTGAATCAAGGGCTGCCATTTCGGAG GCCAAGTGTTCTGATTTAGAGGCAAAGCTGAAATCAAGAAAG GTCATTTTTAGGGACGCTGGCCGTGAAATCTCAGCCACATCAGAG GATAATGATGAACTATTCCAGTTGAAAGAGGAGTTAGAAAAATACAAGGAGGAAGCACAAGCAAATAAGAACTACATGGTTCAG TACAAAGAAATTGCGCACTCAAATGAAGTTGCACTAAAGCAATTGGAATCTGCCCATCAGGACTACAAGGCAGAG GCCGAGGTTGTCAAGAAAGCATTGGAAGATGAGATTGCTAAATTGAGGGATAAGTTATCTGACATGGAGAAGAGCTATGTGATGAAGTGTGAAGAAACTGCCATTGCGATTGAATCtaaagagaagcaaatcacttCTCTCATGAATGAGATTTCTGTTCTAAGAACAGAAATTTCTGAGAGATT ACCACAGGTAGAACATTTAGAAATGGAATTGGCTTCCTCAAAAGGTGCACTAGATGAACAATACAAGCGTTGGCGAACTGCCCAAGACAATTATGAACGGCAG GTTATTCTGCAATCTGAAACAATACAGGAGTTGACAAATACTTCTAAGCAGCTATCTTCATTGCAGCATGAAATAGCTATACTTCGCCAGACAGCAGATGCGCAAAAAACTGAAAAT GATGCGCTAAGAACACTTGGTGAGCAAGAAAAGATAGGATTATTGAAAGAAAAGGATGACGCCCTGCGGAAGTATAATGAGCTGAATGATCAG AATAGAATTCTACACAATCAGTTAGAAGCTCTGCACATTCGGTTAGCTGAGAAAGAACGGAGTATTGCTGGGCTTTCATCACAACGTACTGACTCGCATGGCGAAGATGATCTTCATAGTGTAATCAGCTATCTGCGCAGATCAAAAGAAATA GCAGAAACAGAGATATCATTGCTTAAACAGGAGAAGTCACGGCTTCAGATAGAA CTGGAAAGTGCATTAAAGTCTGCGAAGGAGGCACAGGACTTGCTGCGCAGTCAGACTGATAGTGCCAGGACATTAATGCTCAAGGATGAAGAATTCAAGTCACTGCAGCTCCAG GTCAGAGAAATTAACTTGCTTCGTGAAAGCAACATACAGCTTAGAGAGGAGAATAGGCACAATTTTGAAGAATGCCAG AAATTCCGCGATGAAGCTCAAAAGGCCAAAATGGAATCTGAGAGGTTGCAGAGTCTTGTACTGGAGAAGGAGGTAGATGCTGAAATGTGCAAAAAGGAATTAGAAATGCAGAAGGTGGAAATAGCAAATCTCAACCAAAAGATTTCTGAG TTGGTTGAAAATAGCAAAGGCATTGATTTGAACACTTATGAAGGCATGAAGAATGAACTTCAAAATATCAAA TCAACCTTGAGAGAGAATTCTATGGAGCTTGAAAATGCAAAAAAACTTCTTTCTGAGAAAGAAGTTGCCATAAGAAATTTGGAGGAGAAGCTTGCTGTCTGCCAGTCTGAATTGGATTCCAGGGAAAAGAAGCTAAACGATGTAGAG tCATCCATGAAATCTGAGATGGACAGGCTTAAGAAGATTAATTTCTCCATTAAG AGAAAGCTTGACAACGTGGTAAAAGAGAAGGAAGAGGTCACTAAAGAAAACCAAAGCCTTCTGAAGCAGATGGAGGATCTTAGATCAA GTCAGAAGACGACGTCAGAAACTACATTTGAGCAGGCTATAAAAGAAAAGGATTTCAGGATACAG ACATTGGAAAGAACCCTGGAGAAGGAGAGAGATGATAACAAGAAAGAAAAAGCAAACCGTAAAAGGAATGAGAAATTACAACTGAATATTCTTCAAAGGGTTCAACAG GAGAAGAAACAAGTGGAAGAGTCTATAGAGAAGCATAAGCAGGCTGTGAAAGAGGTGATTGAG AACTATCCTGGACTATCATCTGAGGTCCCACCAGTCTCTGCACTGGAGGAGCAAATTCTTTCATACTTCCGCATGGCTAACGATATGGAGGAATCTAGTCCATTCCGTGATGCTGCAGTGACTCAGAGCCCAGCTGTTGAAACTGCCCTTACGGATGCACCTGGTTCAGCTTCAG GTCGACTGGTAGATACTCCACCAAGGCTGACTAAAGCTAAAATGATGGAAGATAGAGCAGTTGCTACTTTGTCCAAACAAAGCACTGAAGTACGTAGACCTGGAGGAAGAAGACCTCTTGTTCGTCCTACTCTTGAACGAACTGAAGAACCACAGGCTGATACGGATACATCAGCTGCTGACGCCTCGATGGTTGGTCAGGACAAAGGTGGCCCATCACTAGAGCGTGATGCTTCTGGCAGTCTACCTGTGCTACAACCTTCAAGTCGTAAACGTCTCATATCTTCTTCACAGACAATAGACAGTGCCTCACAAGGTGAGCCTAACGATGCCAATCCTCCATCCAAGAAGCCCAAGGAGGAAGAATCTTCACAAGGGACTAGCGAGGTCAAAAGTGATCAGCCACCTGTTGGGGAGATAGCAGCACAGGTTGGTGTGCTTCCGTCCACTGATGACCAAGATGGACAACAGTCTACAGAAGAGATGGAGCCAATTGAAGAGGCTGAGGCAACAAAGGATGATGATGTGGGTGATAAAGATGACTCCGGAACAAATGTGGATGCATCGTTGGACACCAAAGGCCAGGATGCTGATGTTAGTATTGACATAAATGCGGTTCCCGTAGAAGATGCGCAAGCAAAGTCAGATGCAGTAACTGAATCATTTGATGAGGACCAAAAAATTGAAGATTCGAAGGAAGATGCTCAGCTTACTACTGCAACTGATGTTGATGATGAGATGGAGGAGGGAGAGTTGCCGGAGGAACCTGAACCACCTTCAGAAACTGCACTCGGAGAAACTAATAGGGAGCCTACTTCAGATATTGGTGAGCAAGCTGGTAATGTTTTCAGGGCGGCATCTCCAGGAGGGCTGACAGAGAAGAGTGATGTTGATATGTCAGAGATTGAGGGTGGTACCACAGCTGATCATGCTGCGGTGGAACCAGACCAAAGTCCGGTAGCACAGTCAGGAGCTGCTGATGCCTCACCTAGCAGAACTGCCGATGCATCTCCTGCACGTGAACCTTCCCTTAATCCAGTTCAAGCTGGTGCATCTTCTCGACCGCAGAATACCGGCACTACAACAGAGGCACGTGAACCTTCCCCTAACCCAGCCCAAGCTGGTGCATCTTCTGAACAGCGGAATACCAGTACTGTAACGGAGGCTGCTGAAACTCGTTCTAGAACAATCAACTTAACTGAGAGGGCCAGACAAAATAGGCAAGCCAGGTTTCAACTACGCGCACAACCTGCCACTGCCAGGGGTCGTGGCCAGCAATCTGCTTCCCAGAGG AAAGATGCTGCTGGACGAGGATCCAGGGGGCGTGGGGGTCGTCAAACCTAG